A genomic window from Bubalus bubalis isolate 160015118507 breed Murrah chromosome 11, NDDB_SH_1, whole genome shotgun sequence includes:
- the LOC112587857 gene encoding thymosin beta-4-like — MSDKPHKAEVEKFDKLKLKKTQTQEKNALPSKETIEQEK, encoded by the coding sequence ATGTCTGACAAACCCCATAAGGCTGAGGTAGAGAAGTTCGATAagttgaaattgaagaaaacacaaacacaagAGAAAAATGCACTGCCTTCAAAAGAAACTATTGAACAGGAGAAGTAA